A genomic segment from Maniola jurtina chromosome 9, ilManJurt1.1, whole genome shotgun sequence encodes:
- the LOC123868181 gene encoding uncharacterized protein LOC123868181 encodes MYVHDDNETRERQAQNLNLDMQVIRSITNFMHNVNPYIECFKRLNRETSENAHIIFEQTSRSSHGNILGDLPLGREVAAIIRTEVEQFTPHCIAIWKEGHRSPHTVDILHPCYESFQYPLLYPYGNPGWYPNKLDNKGSKLTQLKYIRCLLLSESRFSEFNRLSEEWIIDMFNRISDERLRYISNMQTKNSDSALRSAPLHEIEALNNDETIQGEGGVVPGKIYLPYSFTGSPRYMKLKYLDSIALVNRLGQPSYFITITCNPNWVEIKQSVPSGQKANPLICARVFNLKLAQLIKDIRSGKWFGNFVYLMHVIEFQKRGLPHAHICFRVEGGGPVHNTDIDKFVRADIPNPSEAEGRLRKAVLDHMIHGPCGPSNRTDLPCWNDEKKKCSKFFPKCETNTTFCDDRGFINLKRNSKNEAEITYRGRKIKINDRWVVPYNAALLLKYDCHLNVEVSTATAVVKYLFKYITKGADHSRVAVVLDENRNDEIENYVTKRYLGSCEATWRILEFDLVCREPNIKQLAVHLEGQQYVYFKPGTETEAANRTTSDLITYFNRPAGLNFDNLTYQDFYEKYIIHATRPRTKNVEILETSNNRFVTRRQRGELVARLFFVAPNRGEQFYLRLLLASYPCRSYRDLLNLGGPDCMTFQEAAKTVGLANDEAEYEKAMTEACAFFTGPRLRNFFVLLAVNGIPVASLWSKFRNQISEDFIHRQPDDIDRAYHSCLVIIDRLLRRHGTCLIEQGLPDVADETTELGREQTEYNRNVLKNFVNDWLPKLSPEQNEIFEYVNKLVTNQNFRESHNSAIFIDGPGGTGKTLLLNVITAHVRGNLNGIVLCTASSGIAAQNHENGTTAHSMFRFPLNLVDDLGYWNITNGSQRAELILNANLIIFDEAPMAHKWLIHLLERSLRDLTKIDKIFGGKIIIFAGDYRQIPPVVVDAKHNSDVFNASVKSSPIWQKLKTFSLVTSQRCRDDSEFSEFLLKLGSNQLTSVTLHTNRTVENLVNLSMISFVSKLDDLIDFVYPNVILTEPDVCVHRAILSTHNASVYEINAKILELLPEDPLHFYSIDEVVSDNADQIFLGVDALNRMQPKGIPEHDLTLKVGCVCMVIRNLNFSDKLVNGTKVIVVNTSPRLITVRKPGLSDDYLIPRIIFKAPVEPGSPIEMCRRQFPLQVCYAMTIHKSQGQTICRVGVDLRSDVFSHGQLYVALSRAQHRQNIKILVNEERVINGNPLANNVVYPPLL; translated from the coding sequence ATGTATGTGCACGACGATAATGAAACTCGCGAACGACAAGCCCAAAATCTAAATCTAGATATGCAAGTGATTCGTTCAATAACAAATTTTATGCACAATGTAAATCCATACATTGAATGTTTCAAACGGTTAAATCGCGAAACATCCGAAAATGCTCACATTATTTTTGAACAAACGTCACGTAGCTCGCATGGAAATATTCTAGGAGATTTGCCATTAGGCAGGGAAGTGGCCGCCATTATTAGAACAGAAGTAGAACAATTCACTCCTCATTGTATCGCTATTTGGAAAGAAGGCCACCGTAGCCCCCACACAGTTGATATTTTACATCCGTGTTATGAAAGTTTTCAATATCCTTTACTGTATCCATATGGTAACCCCGGTTGGTACCCAAATAAATTAGACAACAAAGGCAGTAAGCTGACACAATTAAAGTACATTAGGTGCTTATTACTTTCAGAATCGCGATTTTCGGAATTTAATCGTCTCTCAGAGGAGTGGATTATAGATATGTTTAATAGGATTTCTGATGAACGCTTACGCTATATTAGCAATATGCAGACTAAAAATTCCGATTCTGCTTTAAGGTCAGCGCCTCTTCATGAAATTGAAGCATTAAATAATGACGAAACTATTCAAGGCGAAGGTGGTGTTGTCCCTGGAAAAATATATCTCCCGTATAGTTTTACTGGGAGCCCCAGATACATGAAATTAAAGTATCTGGATTCCATCGCTTTAGTGAATAGATTAGGACAACcttcttattttattacaattacttGCAATCCGAATTGGGTTGAAATTAAACAGTCGGTCCCTTCAGGACAAAAAGCTAACCCATTAATTTGTGCcagagtttttaatttaaaattagcacAATTAATTAAAGATATCCGTTCCGGAAAATGGTTCGGAAACTTTGTATATCTCATGCACGTCATTGAGTTTCAGAAAAGAGGCCTACCTCACGCACATATTTGTTTCCGAGTTGAAGGCGGAGGCCCGGTACATAATACCGATATTGACAAATTTGTCAGGGCTGATATACCTAATCCATCTGAAGCCGAAGGGAGGTTGCGCAAAGCTGTACTTGATCACATGATCCACGGCCCTTGTGGCCCTTCTAATAGAACTGATCTTCCTTGTTGgaatgatgaaaaaaaaaaatgctcaaaattttttccaaaatgtgAAACAAACACTACCTTCTGTGATGATAGAGGCTTCATCAATTTAAAACGCAATAGTAAAAACGAAGCCGAAATAACATACAGAggtagaaaaattaaaattaatgatcgTTGGGTAGTTCCATATAACGCCGCCTTACTCCTTAAGTACGATTGTCATCTTAATGTCGAAGTGTCCACAGCTACTGCCGTTGtcaagtacttatttaaatatattacgaAAGGCGCTGATCATTCTCGCGTAGCAGTTGTTTTGGATGAAAATCGAAATGACGAAATCGAAAACTACGTCACTAAAAGATATTTAGGTTCCTGCGAAGCGACGTGGCGTATTTTAGAATTTGATTTGGTTTGCCGCGAACCGAATATAAAACAACTCGCTGTTCATCTGGAAGGGCAACAATACGTTTATTTCAAACCCGGGACTGAAACGGAAGCTGCAAATAGAACGACGTCAGATTTGATAACATATTTTAATCGACCTGCTGGGTTAAATTTTGACAATTTAACGTACCAAGATTTTtacgaaaaatatattattcacGCCACACGTCCCCGAACTAAAAACGTCGAAATTTTAGAAACTTCAAATAACCGGTTCGTAACCCGGCGACAACGAGGCGAACTCGTGGCGCGATTATTTTTCGTTGCACCAAATAGAGGTGAACAATTTTATTTGCGTCTTTTATTAGCTTCATATCCCTGTCGTAGTTACAGAGACCTTTTAAATTTGGGTGGTCCAGATTGCATGACGTTCCAGGAAGCTGCCAAAACGGTCGGGCTCGCGAACGATGAAGCTGAGTACGAAAAAGCTATGACTGAGGCTTGTGCTTTTTTCACTGGACCGCGTCTGCGTAACTTTTTCGTTCTTTTGGCTGTGAACGGTATTCCAGTCGCGTCTCTCTGGtcaaaattccgcaatcaaaTCAGTGAAGATTTCATCCATCGTCAACCCGATGATATTGACCGCGCGTATCATTCATGTCTTGTAATAATCGATCGCCTTTTGAGAAGACACGGTACGTGTCTAATCGAGCAGGGTTTGCCAGACGTCGCCGACGAAACGACCGAGTTAGGGCGCGAGCAAACAGAATATAACAGgaatgttttgaaaaactttgtCAATGATTGGTTACCTAAATTATCACCGGAACAAAATGAAATATTCGAGTATGTAAATAAACTGGTAACCAATCAAAACTTTCGGGAAAGTCATAACAGCGCAATTTTCATTGACGGCCCCGGCGGCACCGGTAAAACATTACTTTTAAACGTTATTACTGCACATGTTAGGGGTAATTTAAACGGTATTGTTTTATGCACTGCATCGTCGGGTATCGCCGCGCAAAATCATGAAAATGGTACAACCGCACATAGCATGTTCCGGTTTCCACTAAATCTTGTAGACGATCTTGGGTATTGGAATATTACAAACGGTTCGCAAAGGGCAGAACTAATACTCAATGCGAATCTAATAATTTTTGACGAAGCTCCGATGGCTCACAAATGGCTAATTCATTTATTAGAACGATCTTTACGCGATCTAACAAAAATCGACAAAATTTTTGGtggaaaaattattatttttgcaggTGATTACCGCCAAATTCCACCAGTAGTAGTTGACGCAAAACACAATTCGGACGTTTTCAATGCATCAGTTAAATCATCACCTATTtggcaaaaattaaaaacattctcTTTGGTAACGTCACAAAGATGTAGAGATGACTCCGAATTTTCtgaatttttactaaaattggGATCAAATCAATTAACTTCTGTAACTTTGCATACAAACCGAACTGTTGAAAATTTAGTAAATCTCTCAATGATTTCATTTGTTTCTAAATTAGATGATTTGATTGATTTTGTTTATCCAAATGTCATATTAACTGAACCTGATGTTTGCGTTCACAGGGCTATATTATCAACTCATAATGCAAGCGTATACGAAATTAATGCTAAAATATTAGAACTTTTACCTGAAGACCCTTTGCATTTTTACTCGATAGATGAAGTAGTAAGTGACAACGCGGACCAAATCTTTCTAGGTGTCGACGCTTTAAACCGAATGCAGCCAAAAGGAATACCGGAACATGATTTAACTTTAAAAGTAGGATGTGTGTGCATGGTTatacgaaatttaaatttttccgATAAATTAGTGAACGGGACCAAAGTCATTGTAGTAAATACGTCTCCTCGCCTAATAACCGTTCGCAAGCCAGGACTATCCGATGATTATTTAATACcaagaattatttttaaagcgCCCGTCGAGCCAGGTAGCCCTATCGAAATGTGCCGCCGTCAATTTCCATTACAAGTTTGTTACGCAATGACTATTCATAAATCTCAGGGTCAAACAATATGCCGTGTTGGGGTAGACTTGCGTTCGGATGTTTTCAGTCACGGCCAACTTTATGTCGCTCTTAGCCGCGCTCAACATcgacaaaatatcaaaatacttGTAAATGAAGAACGCGTTATAAACGGCAACCCGCTCGCAAATAATGTAGTTTATCCGCCGTTATTGTAA